One window of the Rhipicephalus sanguineus isolate Rsan-2018 chromosome 2, BIME_Rsan_1.4, whole genome shotgun sequence genome contains the following:
- the LOC119382659 gene encoding uncharacterized protein LOC119382659 isoform X2 produces the protein MVLPNRDFYGRPVIYIPACKHNVQEREIDELTRFIVYILEEACKKCFEEVVDNLCIIFDLKDFGLNSMDYPLIKNLIWLLSKHYPERLGICLILNSPTIFSGCWSVIRGWLNEVTAKKVVFIGSQDDLVKYVHPDILPNL, from the exons GCCCGTCATCTACATCCCTGCCTGCAAGCATAACGTTCAGGAGCGGGAGATCGACGAGCTGACTCGATTCATCGTGTACATCTTG GAGGAGGCATGCAAGAAGTGCTTCGAGGAAGTGGTAGACAACTTGTGCATCATCTTTGACCTTAAGGATTTCGGCCTTAACAGCATGGACTATCCCCTTATCAAAAACCTCATCTGGCTGCTCAGCAAGCATTACCCCGAGCGGCTGGGCATCTGTCTCATTCTCAACTCGCCTACAATTTTCTCAGGGTGCTGGTCTGTCATCCGCGGCTG GCTCAATGAGGTCACAGCAAAAAAGGTGGTGTTCATAGGCAGCCAAGACGACTTGGTGAAGTACGTCCACCCAGACATACTGCCAAACCTCTAA
- the LOC119382659 gene encoding uncharacterized protein LOC119382659 isoform X1 translates to MADYDSTPSPVSEEDFEELKKRLQMIFDADPEQFHNDYSIKRFLRAFRTVDAAFQAILKCNKWRTEYGVKSISANDPDIKRNIEAKKAMVLPNRDFYGRPVIYIPACKHNVQEREIDELTRFIVYILEEACKKCFEEVVDNLCIIFDLKDFGLNSMDYPLIKNLIWLLSKHYPERLGICLILNSPTIFSGCWSVIRGWLNEVTAKKVVFIGSQDDLVKYVHPDILPNL, encoded by the exons ATGGCAGACTACGATTCAACGCCGTCGCCTGTGTCGGAGGAAGATTTCGAAGAGCTCAAGAAACGACTACAA ATGATATTTGATGCAGACCCGGAGCAG TTTCACAACGACTACTCCATCAAAAGGTTCCTGAGAGCCTTCCGAACCGTCGACGCTGCATTCCAGGCAATTCTCAAGTGTAACAAGTGGCGTACGGAATATGGCGTCAAGTCGATCAGTGCCAATGATCCGGATATCAAAAGGAACATCGAGGCAAAGAAGGCCATGGTTCTGCCCAATCGGGACTTCTATGGCAG GCCCGTCATCTACATCCCTGCCTGCAAGCATAACGTTCAGGAGCGGGAGATCGACGAGCTGACTCGATTCATCGTGTACATCTTG GAGGAGGCATGCAAGAAGTGCTTCGAGGAAGTGGTAGACAACTTGTGCATCATCTTTGACCTTAAGGATTTCGGCCTTAACAGCATGGACTATCCCCTTATCAAAAACCTCATCTGGCTGCTCAGCAAGCATTACCCCGAGCGGCTGGGCATCTGTCTCATTCTCAACTCGCCTACAATTTTCTCAGGGTGCTGGTCTGTCATCCGCGGCTG GCTCAATGAGGTCACAGCAAAAAAGGTGGTGTTCATAGGCAGCCAAGACGACTTGGTGAAGTACGTCCACCCAGACATACTGCCAAACCTCTAA